From one Solanum stenotomum isolate F172 chromosome 12, ASM1918654v1, whole genome shotgun sequence genomic stretch:
- the LOC125848014 gene encoding plant cysteine oxidase 2: MMMEKIDRNGNENGELKKKRKRRKIGVSRVQKLYGTCKQVFANCKPGVVPSPENVELVKAVLDKMTEADVGLRPNMSYFKSKVSDRPPKITYLHLHECDKFSIGIFCLPPKAVIPLHNHPGMTVFSKLLFGKMHIKSYDWADNLLPESTTPNANISDWDCTGPRLAKLKVNSKFKAPCKTSILYPADGGNMHCFTAKTACAVLDVLGPPYCDPEGRHCQYYCDFPFANISVNGLSVPEEQQSEYAWLKEREKPEDLTVAGALYSGPNLV, encoded by the exons ATGATGATGGAGAAAATCGATCGAAATGGTAACGAGAACGgagagttgaagaagaagaggaagcgGAGGAAAATAGGAGTGTCAAGGGTTCAGAAACTCTATGGAACTTGCAAACAGGTTTTCGCTAATTGCAAACCTGGCGTTGTGCCGTCACCGGAAAATGTTGAACTTGTCAAGGCAGTTTtgg ATAAGATGACTGAAGCAGATGTTGGCTTAAGACCAAATATGTCATATTTCAAATCAAAAGTATCAGATAGACCTCCTAAAATAACATACTTGCATCTCCATGAATGTGACAAATTCTCG ATTGGTATCTTTTGCTTACCACCAAAAGCAGTTATTCCTCTTCATAACCATCCTGGAATGACGGTTTTCAGCAAGCTTCTCTTTGGGAAAATGCACATAAAGTCTTATGATTGGGCGGACAATCTCCTTCCTGAATCAACTACCCCAAATGCCAATATTTCTGACT GGGATTGTACAGGACCGCGTCTTGCAAAATTGAAGGTGAATTCCAAGTTTAAAGCTCCTTGCAAAACTTCAATCCTCTATCCAGCTGACGGAGGTAATATGCACTGCTTCACAGCAAAGACAGCCTGCGCCGTACTAGATGTTCTTGGCCCACCTTATTGTGATCCTGAAGGTCGCCACTGCCAATACTACTGTGACTTCCCCTTTGCCAACATCTCAG TGAATGGCTTGTCAGTACCAGAGGAACAGCAAAGTGAGTATGCATGGctcaaagagagagagaaaccTGAGGACTTAACTGTAGCTGGAGCACTGTATAGTGGACCAAATTTAGTGTAG